The proteins below are encoded in one region of Dasypus novemcinctus isolate mDasNov1 chromosome 13, mDasNov1.1.hap2, whole genome shotgun sequence:
- the LOC111766647 gene encoding uncharacterized protein isoform X1, with protein MGEKAKHPFLTAAARDLCETLLPVKGELLAQQLQYLEKEPLDGPLGEMNCSNNGSQDARASNASLESFTQLLCSENATSLKPETTSAGLSSLGTAVTAISGFVGIVALILLLVGLLSVTLKKWKHERLFKRQLRHQTKFLHKSSADPVWRVERMWKRSNLKEMFMKFERDPGPKELSNHADAIYSNVINLAPCKEEDFAVYANIPYFDRPKKTSLDQVEYASIIFH; from the exons CTGCTGCTAGAGACCTCTGTGAAACTCTGCTTCCAGTTAAAGGGGAGCTCCTCGCTCAGCAACTTCAGTACCTGGAAAAAGAACCCTTGGATGGACCCCTTGGGGAAATGAATTGTAGTAACAATGGGTCCCAGGATGCCAGAGCCAGCAATGCCTCCCTAGAGAGCTTCACCCAATTGCTCTGCTCAG AGAATGCCACCTCCTTGAAGCCAGAGACTACATCTGCAGGACTCAGCAG CTTGGGCACAGCAGTCACAGCCATTTCCGGCTTCGTTGGTATTGTGGCCCTCATCTTGCTCCTAGTGGGTCTCTTGTCCGTGACCCTGAAGAAATGGAAGCATGAGA GACTATTTAAGAGACAGCTGAGGCATCAGACCAAGTTTCTGCACAAATCCTCG GCAGACCCCGTGTGGagggtggagaggatgtggaagaggTCAAACCTGAAAGAAATGTTTATGAAATTTGAGAGGGACCCAGGACCCAAG GAGCTTTCCAATCATGCTGATGCCATATATTCCAATGTGATCAACCTGGCCCCCTGCAAAGAGGAGGACTTTGCTGTCTATGCCAACATCCCCTATTTTGATCGCCCCAAGAAGACGTCACTGGATCAAGTAGAATATGCCTCCATTATATTTCACTGA
- the LOC111766647 gene encoding uncharacterized protein isoform X2 — translation MGEKAKHPFLTAAARDLCETLLPVKGELLAQQLQYLEKEPLDGPLGEMNCSNNGSQDARASNASLESFTQLLCSENATSLKPETTSAGLSSLGTAVTAISGFVGIVALILLLVGLLSVTLKKWKHERLFKRQLRHQTKFLHKSSELSNHADAIYSNVINLAPCKEEDFAVYANIPYFDRPKKTSLDQVEYASIIFH, via the exons CTGCTGCTAGAGACCTCTGTGAAACTCTGCTTCCAGTTAAAGGGGAGCTCCTCGCTCAGCAACTTCAGTACCTGGAAAAAGAACCCTTGGATGGACCCCTTGGGGAAATGAATTGTAGTAACAATGGGTCCCAGGATGCCAGAGCCAGCAATGCCTCCCTAGAGAGCTTCACCCAATTGCTCTGCTCAG AGAATGCCACCTCCTTGAAGCCAGAGACTACATCTGCAGGACTCAGCAG CTTGGGCACAGCAGTCACAGCCATTTCCGGCTTCGTTGGTATTGTGGCCCTCATCTTGCTCCTAGTGGGTCTCTTGTCCGTGACCCTGAAGAAATGGAAGCATGAGA GACTATTTAAGAGACAGCTGAGGCATCAGACCAAGTTTCTGCACAAATCCTCG GAGCTTTCCAATCATGCTGATGCCATATATTCCAATGTGATCAACCTGGCCCCCTGCAAAGAGGAGGACTTTGCTGTCTATGCCAACATCCCCTATTTTGATCGCCCCAAGAAGACGTCACTGGATCAAGTAGAATATGCCTCCATTATATTTCACTGA
- the LOC111766647 gene encoding uncharacterized protein isoform X3, with translation MNCSNNGSQDARASNASLESFTQLLCSENATSLKPETTSAGLSSLGTAVTAISGFVGIVALILLLVGLLSVTLKKWKHERLFKRQLRHQTKFLHKSSADPVWRVERMWKRSNLKEMFMKFERDPGPKELSNHADAIYSNVINLAPCKEEDFAVYANIPYFDRPKKTSLDQVEYASIIFH, from the exons ATGAATTGTAGTAACAATGGGTCCCAGGATGCCAGAGCCAGCAATGCCTCCCTAGAGAGCTTCACCCAATTGCTCTGCTCAG AGAATGCCACCTCCTTGAAGCCAGAGACTACATCTGCAGGACTCAGCAG CTTGGGCACAGCAGTCACAGCCATTTCCGGCTTCGTTGGTATTGTGGCCCTCATCTTGCTCCTAGTGGGTCTCTTGTCCGTGACCCTGAAGAAATGGAAGCATGAGA GACTATTTAAGAGACAGCTGAGGCATCAGACCAAGTTTCTGCACAAATCCTCG GCAGACCCCGTGTGGagggtggagaggatgtggaagaggTCAAACCTGAAAGAAATGTTTATGAAATTTGAGAGGGACCCAGGACCCAAG GAGCTTTCCAATCATGCTGATGCCATATATTCCAATGTGATCAACCTGGCCCCCTGCAAAGAGGAGGACTTTGCTGTCTATGCCAACATCCCCTATTTTGATCGCCCCAAGAAGACGTCACTGGATCAAGTAGAATATGCCTCCATTATATTTCACTGA